A genome region from Carya illinoinensis cultivar Pawnee chromosome 2, C.illinoinensisPawnee_v1, whole genome shotgun sequence includes the following:
- the LOC122296907 gene encoding splicing factor U2af large subunit B-like isoform X7 produces the protein MGLVRLQPGTIACFGQIPGTSPTIPGMFPNMFPLATGQFGALPVMPVQAMTQQATRHARRVYVGGLSPTANEQSVATFFSHVMAAIGGNTAGPGDAVVNVYINHEKKFAFVEMRSVEEASNAMALDGIIFEGAPVKVRRPSDYNPSLAATLGPSQPNPNLNLSAVGLTPGSAGGLEGPDRIFVGGLPYYFTETQIRELLETFGPLRGFDLVKDRETGNSKGYAFCVYQDLSVTDIACAALNGIKMGDKTLTVRRANQGANQPKPEQENVLLHAQQQIALQKLMLQPGAVATKVVCLTQVVSPDELKDDDDYQDILEDMREECGKFGTLANLVIPRPTPNGEPSPGVGKVFLEYADIDGAAKARSGLNGRKFGGNQVVAVFYPENKFAQGDYEG, from the exons ATGGGTCTTGTTCGTCTTCAACCAGGAACTATTGCCTGTTTTG GTCAGATTCCTGGGACTAGCCCGACCATTCCTGGAATGTTTCCAAACATGTTTCCTTTAGCAACTGGTCAG TTTGGAGCTCTTCCTGTCATGCCAGTTCAGGCAATGACTCAACAG GCAACAAGGCATGCTCGGAGGGTGTATGTTGGTGGCCTTTCTCCAACAGCAAATGAACAG TCTGTTGCTACATTTTTCAGTCATGTCATGGCTGCAATTGGAGGAAACACTGCTGGTCCAG GAGATGCTGTTGTCAATGTGTACATAAACCATGAAAAGAAGTTTGCTTTTGTAGAGATGAGATCTGTTGAGGAGGCTAGTAATGCAATGGCTTTAGATGGGATTATTTTTGAG GGTGCACCTGTTAAGGTGAGGAGACCTAGTGACTACAACCCATCTCTTGCTGCAACTCTTGGTCCGAGCCAGCCCAATCCTAATCTGAACCTATCTGCCGTTGGGTTAACTCCAGGATCTGCTGGTGGGCTTGAGGGTCCTGACCGCATATTTGTCGGCGGGCTTCCCTATTACTTCACAGAGACCCAGATCAGGGAGTTGCTAGAGACTTTTGGGCCACTTCGGGGTTTTGACCTTGTGAAAGACAGAGAAACAGGAAATTCAAAAGGCTATGCATTTTGTGTTTACCAAGATCTTTCGGTTACAGACATAGCTTGTGCAGCTCTGAATGGAATTAAAATGGGTGATAAAACTCTCACTGTTAGGCGTGCTAACCAGGGCGCCAACCAACCCAAGCCCGAGCAGGAGAACGTATTATTGCATGCTCAGCAGCAGATTGCATTGCAG AAGCTCATGTTACAACCTGGTGCAGTGGCAACAAAGGTTGTGTGTCTAACTCAGGTGGTTTCTCCTGATGAACTCAAAGATGACGATGATTATCAGGACATTTTGGAAGACATGAGAGAAGAATGTGGAAAATTCG GTACACTGGCAAATCTCGTCATCCCACGCCCAACACCAAATGGTGAACCATCACCTGGAGTTGGGAAG GTCTTTCTGGAGTATGCAGACATTGATGGTGCGGCAAAAGCTCGTTCCGGGTTGAATGGACGAAAATTTGGTGGGAATCAAGTTGTGGCCGTCTTTTATCCAGAGAACAAGTTTGCCCAGGGGGACTATGAAGGCTAG